From one Aquicella lusitana genomic stretch:
- a CDS encoding succinate dehydrogenase assembly factor 2 translates to MKLDNEHNILENFSRLKWACRRGMLELDVLLGNFLEEAYPDLSLADKQRFIALLGQSDQDLYKWLLGREQPADKELVNITEAIRRHARSRI, encoded by the coding sequence ATGAAACTGGATAATGAACACAATATATTAGAGAATTTTTCCAGGCTGAAATGGGCCTGCCGCCGAGGTATGCTGGAACTGGATGTTTTATTGGGGAATTTTTTAGAGGAGGCGTATCCGGATTTGTCTTTGGCGGATAAACAGCGATTTATAGCGCTGCTCGGTCAATCGGACCAAGATCTTTATAAGTGGTTATTAGGCCGCGAGCAGCCGGCCGACAAGGAATTGGTGAATATCACGGAAGCGATCCGCCGCCATGCCAGGTCCAGAATTTAA